Proteins encoded in a region of the Piliocolobus tephrosceles isolate RC106 chromosome 18, ASM277652v3, whole genome shotgun sequence genome:
- the C18H18orf32 gene encoding UPF0729 protein C18orf32 homolog, with protein sequence MVCIPCIVIPVLLWIYKKFLEPYIYPLISPFVSRIWPKKPIQESNDPNKGKVDCKGADMNGLPTKGPTEISDKKKD encoded by the exons ATGGTGTGCATTCCTTGTATCGTCATTCCAGTTCTGCTCTGGATCTACAAAAAATTCCTGGAGCCATACATATACCCTCTGATTTCCCCCTTCGTTAGCCGTATATGGCCTAAGAAACCAATACAAGAATCCAACGATCCAAACAAAGGCAAAGTGGACTGTAAG ggTGCTGACATGAATGGATTACCAACAAAAGGACCAACAGAAATCTCTgataaaaagaaagactaa